One Felis catus isolate Fca126 chromosome D1, F.catus_Fca126_mat1.0, whole genome shotgun sequence DNA segment encodes these proteins:
- the LOC101091558 gene encoding hemoglobin subunit epsilon-2 isoform X1, with protein sequence MVHFTAEEKAAVVSLWAKVNVELVGGEVLGRLLVVYPWTQRFFDNFGNLSSESAIMGNPKVKAHGKKVLTSFGNAVKHMDDLKDTFAELSELHCDKMHVDPENFKLLGNMILIVLATHFSKEFTPQVQAAWQKLTAAVANALAHRYH encoded by the exons ATGGTGCATTTTACGGCTGAAGAGAAGGCTGCTGTTGTTAGCCTGTGGGCCAAGGTGAACGTGGAGTTGGTTGGAGGCGAGGTCCTGGGAAG GCTCCTGGTTGTTTATCCATGGACCCAGAGATTCTTTGACAATTTTGGCAACTTATCCTCTGAGTCTGCCATAATGGGCAACCCCAAGGTCAAGGCCCATGGCAAGAAGGTACTGACCTCCTTTGGAAATGCTGTTAAACATATGGATGACCTCAAGGACACCTTTGCTGAGCTGAGTGAGCTGCATTGTGACAAGAtgcatgtggatcctgagaacttCAAG CTTCTAGGCAACATGATTTTGATTGTCTTGGCAACTCACTTCAGCAAGGAGTTTACTCCACAGGTGCAGGCTGCTTGGCAGAAGCTGACCGCTGCTGTGGCTAATGCTCTGGCCCACAGGTACCACTGA
- the LOC101098159 gene encoding hemoglobin subunit beta-1, protein MSFLSAEEKGLVNGLWGKVNVDEVGGEALGRLLVVYPWTQRFFQSFGDLSSADAIMSNSKVKAHGKKVLNSFSDGLKNIDDLKGAFAKLSELHCDKLHVDPENFRLLGNVLVCVLAHHFGHDFNPQVQAAFQKVVAGVASALAHRYH, encoded by the exons ATGTCGTTTCTGAGTGCTGAGGAGAAGGGTCTGGTCAATGGCCTGTGGGGCAAGGTGAACGTGGATGAAGTTGGCGGTGAGGCCCTGGGCAG GCTGCTGGTTGTCTACCCCTGGACTCAGAGGTTCTTTCAGTCCTTTGGGGACCTGTCTTCTGCTGATGCCATTATGAGCAACAGTAAGGTGAAGGCCCATGGCAAGAAGGTGCTGAACTCCTTCAGTGATGGCCTGAAAAACATCGACGACCTCAAGGGCGCCTTTGCTAAGCTCAGCGAGCTGCACTGTGACAAGCTGCACGTGGATCCCGAGAACTTCAGG CTCCTGGGCAACGTGCTGGTGTGTGTGCTGGCCCACCACTTTGGCCATGACTTCAACCCCCAGGTGCAGGCTGCCTTTCAGAAGGTGGTGGCTGGTGTGGCCAGTGCCCTGGCCCACAGATACCACTGA
- the LOC101091307 gene encoding hemoglobin subunit beta-A/B → MGFLSAEEKGLVNGLWGKVNVDEVGGEALGRLLVVYPWTQRFFQSFGDLSSADAIMSNSKVKAHGKKVLNSFSDGLKNIDDLKGAFAKLSELHCDKLHVDPENFRLLGNVLVCVLAHHFGHDFNPQVQAAFQKVVAGVANALAHKYH, encoded by the exons ATGGGATTTCTGAGTGCTGAGGAGAAGGGTCTGGTCAATGGCCTGTGGGGCAAGGTGAACGTGGATGAAGTTGGCGGTGAGGCCCTGGGCAG GCTGCTGGTTGTCTACCCCTGGACTCAGAGGTTCTTTCAGTCCTTTGGGGACCTGTCTTCTGCTGATGCCATTATGAGCAACAGTAAGGTGAAGGCCCATGGCAAGAAGGTGCTGAACTCCTTCAGTGATGGCCTGAAAAACATCGACGACCTCAAGGGCGCCTTTGCTAAGCTCAGCGAGCTGCACTGTGACAAGCTGCACGTGGATCCCGAGAACTTCAGG CTCCTGGGCAACGTGCTGGTGTGTGTGCTGGCCCACCACTTTGGCCATGACTTCAACCCCCAGGTGCAGGCTGCCTTTCAGAAGGTGGTGGCTGGTGTGGCCAATGCCTTGGCCCACAAGTACCATTGA
- the LOC101091558 gene encoding hemoglobin subunit epsilon isoform X2, with protein MVHFTAEEKAAVVSLWAKVNVELVGGEVLGRLLVVYPWTQRFFDNFGNLSSESAIMGNPKVKAHGKKVLTSFGNAVKHMDDLKDTFAELSELHCDKMHVDPENFKVQAAWQKLTAAVANALAHRYH; from the exons ATGGTGCATTTTACGGCTGAAGAGAAGGCTGCTGTTGTTAGCCTGTGGGCCAAGGTGAACGTGGAGTTGGTTGGAGGCGAGGTCCTGGGAAG GCTCCTGGTTGTTTATCCATGGACCCAGAGATTCTTTGACAATTTTGGCAACTTATCCTCTGAGTCTGCCATAATGGGCAACCCCAAGGTCAAGGCCCATGGCAAGAAGGTACTGACCTCCTTTGGAAATGCTGTTAAACATATGGATGACCTCAAGGACACCTTTGCTGAGCTGAGTGAGCTGCATTGTGACAAGAtgcatgtggatcctgagaacttCAAG GTGCAGGCTGCTTGGCAGAAGCTGACCGCTGCTGTGGCTAATGCTCTGGCCCACAGGTACCACTGA
- the LOC101091558 gene encoding hemoglobin subunit epsilon isoform X3, with protein sequence MVHFTAEEKAAVVSLWAKVNVELVGGEVLGRLLVVYPWTQRFFDNFGNLSSESAIMGNPKVKAHGKKVLTSFGNAVKHMDDLKDTFAELSELHCDKMHVDPENFKNLD encoded by the exons ATGGTGCATTTTACGGCTGAAGAGAAGGCTGCTGTTGTTAGCCTGTGGGCCAAGGTGAACGTGGAGTTGGTTGGAGGCGAGGTCCTGGGAAG GCTCCTGGTTGTTTATCCATGGACCCAGAGATTCTTTGACAATTTTGGCAACTTATCCTCTGAGTCTGCCATAATGGGCAACCCCAAGGTCAAGGCCCATGGCAAGAAGGTACTGACCTCCTTTGGAAATGCTGTTAAACATATGGATGACCTCAAGGACACCTTTGCTGAGCTGAGTGAGCTGCATTGTGACAAGAtgcatgtggatcctgagaacttCAAG AACCTGGACTAA
- the LOC101091809 gene encoding hemoglobin subunit epsilon yields the protein MVHFTAEEKAAITNLWGKVNVEEAGGEALGRLLVVYPWTQRFFDNFGNLSSTSAIMGNPKVKAHGKKVLTSFGDAIKNMDNLKGAFAKLSELHCDKLHVDPENFRLLGNVLVIILASHFGKEFTPDMQAMWQKLVAGVATALAHKYH from the exons ATGGtgcattttacagctgaggagaAGGCTGCCATCACTAACCTGTGGGGCAAAGTGAATGTGGAAGAGGCTGGAGGCGAGGCCCTGGGCAG GCTCCTGGTTGTTTACCCCTGGACCCAGAGATTCTTTGACAACTTTGGCAACCTGTCCTCTACTTCTGCCATAATGGGTAACCCCAAGGTCAAGGCACATGGCAAGAAGGTGCTGACCTCCTTTGGTGATGCTATTAAGAACATGGACAACCTCAAGGGCGCCTTCGCTAAGCTTAGTGAGCTGCACTGTGACAAGCTGCACGTGGATCCCGAGAACTTCAGG CTCCTGGGCAACGTACTGGTGATCATTCTGGCTTCTCATTTTGGCAAGGAATTCACCCCTGATATGCAGGCCATGTGGCAGAAGCTGGTGGCTGGTGTTGCCACTGCTCTGGCCCACAAGTACCACTGA